In one window of Arcobacter sp. CECT 8983 DNA:
- a CDS encoding VWA domain-containing protein, whose translation STGKITVPAGVTSFTITTPTVDDDLKEDTEAYSISVGGVDATGTILDNDATPTITLSGSEVSEVTDGTATGNKIKGLVTATIDVALSEDLVITLSSGDTILIEAGKLTGSTEVETSRVDDAYKQGETKETISITSTSNDEIDITGKKAVITINDDNDPIDVTVTAVATSPKVIDVDTEFGDATGVNITAYDTNGNPGTLSVVKGTNHDGFGVDGNTSGGGARSELGYGSNGTSEKIVFDFTNDVDSLDVAFAWRNNHETAKITFSDDGQAIGYATVSGGGSNKDAVVRYYDMNNKLLKEVNAQGGTDRVDLSYTFEFPDANGEPMAFDKAEFSAPGHDDDYLIHKVSYTEVIDPEITDISTSEGKVTFNIQVDENYPPQGSAKAIVEVNGIEYEVDLNATGRGTLTLDAKDFSDLSKVEIKVKDIVGGNYEDVNPSTDSFDLSGSFTDDFSSTDDSITINEDQTYVLTETDFGEYGEAVKQFKITELPSEGTLYLIVHKGEIIIDKEGNPHTVTEDTKIEITEGQIVSLANVAAGNVVYEPKENSDADTSFKFQIGDENGNFKDVEYTTDIEVIAVADAPEVSIDVKIATEKTTTVDNNGGNNGFGNGDQNAPGNSEHNNNAENAGGNQENITFDLVKIGETTFSIENALQNVNTHGTEGDDVITYNDIAGGSNINSNGGNDIIAITGDINGGAVAGGSGVDLLYLAKDASKYEFVNYSGPEQGHDNIDARIKDLDTGKILTVNNIEGIVFGDGTTKGDAEVPSSDTNVEYDIDFSAELKDLDGSESLTVTITNVPEGAELTSTNSSYTLINNNDGTWSVELPAGTKSISDNIKMTVPKGTEDIDLGITARATETRDNDDGTNFKEANDSDSLVYTEDESQTLDFEANTVKSDENIIIVLDISGSMNDDVQLEDGSWTTRLALAKEALENMIDTYEQYSNIKVNLTKFSATADDLDGSGSENGWYSPEDALNIINNMSAGGKTNYEDALEETYTDYVAPANGEKATIYFISDGKPNVENDDSQSGLGEPGIIDSRYLDNWKDFLEDYAKELNVIGIGKGITDSTYLDMVAQSVGNVKTNVTIIEDENELKDKLVENIFKKVEGNILDNITGGDGDISIDSIVVDGVTHTLSEATNNILTILTSSGGILEFNFKTGEYSFGGLRNNMVEDSESFTINVSDEDGDTASIDVNINIENSIDTTASAPRLSFSIEDNGEIQIAGSSSMDLTFDEWDGSNASDNSSVLNNLGYLDNHLGSFSDDKVLINNSIDGDIYTYSGDDEVVVDGDVQYNSDIKTSYGEDSITVKGNISGDINTGSDDDRVQIDGDVQYNSDIKTSSGNDQVYVGGNIDGDIDTGSDDDKVHIKGDVTWNSDISLGSGDDMLQIDGKVYSNNLSGGWGNDSIILNGYTKEEYDNNVDNIQNKVKDFENIKVGDTVVKGNSDVFNTLPTSTTTAYSYTITLAAMLGDLDGSETLSQITLDNIPSSVSSIKDSDGTEYTVTNGTVTLPNNVGYEHTYTFVSSESLSSSQINSMSASVTSTEEENNDTNTVTANAKLEVEASSNMTGTDADEKFDSQGNSAIINAGAGDDEIIYNPNDIIDGQEGEDTLKILGDDDIDLSDIKSNISNIEEIDLTNDLINELIVDEQSIEDLTDNENILKIFGDSGDKVKLEGGAENWESKGTETDSEGNTFNVYQGTSSATANVKVLIDDDVSIESDI comes from the coding sequence ACAGGAACAATCTTAGATAATGATGCTACACCAACAATTACTTTATCAGGAAGTGAAGTATCAGAAGTTACAGATGGAACTGCAACAGGAAATAAAATAAAAGGTTTAGTTACTGCAACTATTGATGTAGCACTAAGTGAAGATTTAGTTATCACTTTAAGTAGTGGAGATACTATTTTAATAGAAGCTGGTAAACTTACAGGAAGTACTGAAGTTGAAACATCAAGAGTAGATGATGCATATAAACAGGGAGAAACTAAAGAGACTATATCAATTACATCTACATCAAATGATGAAATAGATATTACTGGGAAAAAAGCAGTTATAACAATAAATGATGATAATGATCCAATTGACGTAACAGTTACAGCAGTTGCTACTTCTCCAAAAGTAATTGATGTAGATACTGAATTTGGAGATGCAACAGGCGTAAATATTACTGCTTATGATACAAACGGAAATCCTGGAACTCTATCTGTTGTAAAAGGAACAAATCATGATGGATTTGGTGTTGATGGAAATACTTCTGGTGGAGGAGCAAGATCTGAGTTAGGATATGGCTCTAATGGAACAAGTGAAAAAATAGTTTTCGATTTTACTAATGATGTAGATTCTCTTGATGTTGCTTTTGCATGGAGAAATAACCATGAAACTGCAAAAATTACATTCTCAGATGATGGTCAAGCAATAGGTTATGCTACAGTTTCAGGTGGTGGATCAAACAAAGATGCCGTTGTTAGATATTATGATATGAATAATAAATTATTAAAAGAAGTTAATGCACAAGGTGGAACAGACAGAGTTGATTTATCTTATACTTTTGAATTCCCAGATGCAAATGGTGAACCAATGGCATTTGATAAAGCAGAATTCTCAGCACCAGGGCATGATGATGATTATTTAATTCATAAAGTTTCATATACAGAAGTAATTGATCCTGAAATAACAGATATTAGTACATCTGAAGGTAAAGTTACATTTAATATCCAAGTTGATGAAAACTATCCACCTCAAGGAAGTGCAAAAGCAATCGTTGAAGTAAATGGTATTGAATATGAAGTAGATTTAAATGCAACAGGAAGAGGAACTTTAACTTTAGATGCAAAAGATTTCAGTGATTTATCAAAAGTAGAAATTAAAGTAAAAGATATAGTTGGAGGAAACTATGAAGATGTAAATCCTTCTACTGATTCTTTTGATTTAAGTGGTTCTTTTACAGATGACTTTAGTTCAACTGATGATTCAATAACAATAAATGAAGATCAAACTTATGTTTTAACTGAAACAGATTTTGGAGAATATGGAGAGGCTGTAAAACAGTTCAAGATAACTGAACTTCCAAGTGAAGGTACTTTATATCTAATTGTTCACAAAGGTGAAATAATAATTGATAAAGAAGGAAACCCTCATACTGTAACAGAAGATACAAAAATTGAGATTACTGAAGGACAAATTGTATCTTTAGCAAATGTTGCAGCAGGTAATGTTGTTTATGAACCAAAAGAAAATAGTGATGCTGATACAAGTTTTAAATTCCAAATTGGTGATGAGAATGGAAACTTTAAAGATGTTGAATATACAACAGATATAGAAGTAATAGCAGTTGCAGATGCACCAGAAGTAAGTATTGATGTAAAAATTGCAACTGAAAAAACTACAACTGTAGATAATAATGGTGGAAATAATGGATTTGGAAATGGAGATCAAAATGCTCCTGGAAATTCAGAACATAACAATAATGCCGAAAATGCAGGTGGAAACCAAGAGAATATAACTTTTGATTTAGTTAAAATTGGTGAAACAACATTCTCTATTGAAAATGCTTTACAAAATGTAAATACTCATGGTACTGAAGGCGATGATGTAATAACTTACAATGATATTGCGGGTGGTTCAAATATAAATAGTAATGGTGGTAATGATATTATAGCAATCACTGGTGATATAAATGGAGGAGCTGTTGCAGGTGGTAGTGGGGTTGACCTACTTTATTTAGCAAAAGATGCTTCAAAATATGAATTTGTAAATTATAGTGGTCCTGAACAAGGTCATGATAATATAGATGCACGTATAAAAGACTTAGATACAGGTAAAATCTTAACTGTTAATAATATAGAAGGAATAGTTTTTGGTGATGGTACAACAAAAGGTGATGCAGAAGTTCCTTCTTCTGATACAAATGTAGAGTATGATATTGACTTTAGTGCTGAGCTAAAAGATTTAGATGGAAGTGAAAGCTTAACAGTAACAATTACAAATGTTCCAGAAGGAGCCGAACTTACATCAACAAACTCTTCATATACATTAATAAATAATAATGATGGTACTTGGAGTGTAGAATTACCAGCTGGAACAAAAAGTATAAGCGACAATATTAAAATGACAGTTCCAAAAGGAACAGAAGATATTGATTTAGGTATCACAGCAAGAGCAACAGAAACAAGAGATAACGATGATGGTACAAACTTCAAAGAAGCAAATGATAGTGATTCATTAGTTTATACTGAAGATGAATCACAAACTTTAGATTTTGAAGCAAATACTGTAAAAAGTGATGAAAATATTATCATTGTATTAGATATTTCAGGAAGTATGAATGATGATGTACAACTAGAAGATGGTTCATGGACAACTAGATTAGCACTTGCAAAAGAAGCCTTAGAAAATATGATTGATACTTATGAACAATACTCTAATATTAAAGTGAATTTAACAAAATTCTCAGCTACAGCAGATGACTTAGATGGTAGTGGTTCTGAAAATGGTTGGTATAGTCCAGAAGATGCATTAAATATTATCAATAATATGAGTGCGGGTGGAAAAACAAACTATGAAGATGCACTTGAAGAGACATATACAGATTATGTAGCGCCTGCAAATGGTGAAAAAGCTACTATTTACTTTATTTCAGATGGAAAACCAAATGTAGAAAATGATGATAGCCAATCAGGCTTAGGTGAACCTGGAATAATAGATAGTAGATATTTAGATAACTGGAAAGATTTCTTAGAAGATTATGCGAAAGAATTAAATGTTATAGGTATTGGAAAAGGTATTACTGATAGTACATATTTAGATATGGTTGCACAAAGTGTAGGTAATGTAAAAACTAATGTAACAATTATTGAAGATGAAAATGAACTAAAAGATAAACTTGTAGAAAATATCTTTAAAAAAGTTGAGGGTAATATTCTTGACAATATTACAGGTGGCGATGGTGATATATCTATTGATTCAATTGTAGTTGATGGGGTTACTCATACACTATCTGAAGCTACGAACAATATTCTTACTATACTAACTAGTTCTGGAGGAATATTAGAATTTAACTTTAAAACAGGTGAGTATTCATTTGGTGGATTAAGAAATAATATGGTTGAAGATAGTGAATCTTTCACTATAAATGTAAGTGATGAGGATGGAGATACTGCAAGTATTGATGTAAATATCAATATTGAAAACAGTATTGATACTACTGCAAGTGCACCTAGACTAAGTTTTAGTATAGAAGATAATGGAGAAATTCAAATTGCTGGTTCTTCTTCAATGGATTTAACTTTTGATGAATGGGATGGAAGTAATGCATCAGATAATTCATCAGTATTAAATAACTTAGGTTATCTTGATAATCATCTTGGTAGTTTTTCTGATGATAAAGTACTAATCAATAATAGTATAGATGGTGATATTTATACATATTCAGGAGATGATGAAGTAGTTGTAGATGGTGATGTTCAATATAACAGTGATATAAAAACATCTTATGGAGAAGATAGTATAACTGTAAAAGGAAATATATCTGGTGACATAAACACTGGTTCAGATGATGACAGAGTACAAATAGATGGTGATGTTCAATATAATAGTGATATCAAAACATCATCAGGAAATGATCAAGTATATGTTGGTGGTAACATTGATGGCGACATAGATACAGGTTCAGATGATGATAAAGTACATATCAAAGGTGATGTAACTTGGAATAGTGATATTTCTTTAGGTTCTGGTGATGATATGCTACAAATAGATGGAAAAGTTTATAGTAATAACCTATCAGGAGGATGGGGTAATGACTCTATAATTTTAAATGGTTATACAAAAGAAGAGTATGATAATAATGTAGATAATATTCAAAATAAAGTAAAAGATTTTGAGAATATTAAAGTAGGAGATACTGTAGTAAAAGGTAATTCTGATGTATTTAATACATTACCTACATCTACAACAACAGCATACAGTTATACAATTACTTTAGCTGCAATGTTAGGTGACCTTGATGGTAGTGAGACCTTATCTCAAATCACACTTGATAATATTCCTTCATCTGTGTCATCAATAAAAGATAGTGATGGAACGGAGTATACAGTTACTAATGGAACAGTTACTTTACCAAATAATGTAGGGTATGAACATACTTATACTTTTGTATCGTCTGAAAGTTTATCATCATCGCAAATTAATTCTATGAGCGCAAGTGTAACTTCAACTGAAGAAGAAAATAATGACACAAATACTGTTACAGCAAATGCAAAATTAGAAGTTGAAGCTTCATCTAATATGACTGGAACTGACGCTGATGAAAAATTTGATTCTCAAGGAAATTCAGCAATTATAAATGCAGGTGCTGGAGATGATGAAATTATCTATAATCCAAATGATATTATAGATGGACAAGAAGGTGAAGATACTCTTAAAATCTTAGGAGATGATGATATTGATTTATCAGATATTAAATCAAATATTAGCAATATAGAAGAAATTGATTTAACAAATGATTTAATAAATGAATTAATTGTAGATGAGCAAAGTATTGAAGACTTAACAGATAATGAAAATATCTTAAAAATCTTTGGTGATAGTGGTGATAAAGTAAAACTAGAAGGTGGAGCTGAAAACTGGGAAAGCAAAGGTACTGAAACTGATTCTGAAGGTAATACCTTTAATGTATATCAAGGTACAAGTTCTGCAACAGCAAATGTAAAAGTACTTATAGATGATGATGTTTCAATAGAATCAGACATCTAA
- the tkt gene encoding transketolase — MSKQLLQKQADTIRFLAADMVQKANSGHPGAPMGMADIATVLSSHLNLNPSNDKWLNRDRLVFSGGHATGLVYSLLHLWGFDVNLADMREFRQHNSRTPGHPEYGHTHGVEITTGPLGQGIANAVGFAMASKYAQNVLGKDVINHNVYCLCGDGDLQEGISYEACSMAGHLNLDNLVVIYDSNEITIEGDTSIAWSENVKKRFQAINFEVFEIDGHNFDQIDKAIVAAKASDKPALIIANTAIGKGAATLEGSHHTHGAPLGEDEIKASKVKAGFDPEETFVVPYDIKGAFDKLIQGVEAENAWNESLSDETKAKIEQLQNPDFDAIKYPEFEVGTKVATRGSNHKILNAIAQAVPGFLGGSADLAPSNKTELANMGDFPNGRNVHFGIREHAMAAMTNAMNLYGLFRVFSATFFVFSDYLKPSARIAALASIPQHFVWTHDSIGVGEDGPTHQPIEHLSQFRALPNFYVFRPADANENVDSWKVAFKMNAPTAFVCSRQDLEVLKKEKAYGDVSNGGYLLKERENATVTIMASGSEVSLALKAACQLDKDGIKANIVSVPCFDLLLEQDKEYISKIIKPSTKVFAVEAARGLEYYKFADEVFGMDSFGASGPAGELFKEFGFTVESLVERVKNEL; from the coding sequence ATGTCAAAACAACTACTTCAAAAACAAGCAGATACGATTAGGTTCTTAGCAGCTGATATGGTTCAAAAAGCAAATTCAGGACACCCAGGTGCACCAATGGGTATGGCTGATATTGCTACAGTTTTAAGTTCTCACTTGAATTTAAATCCATCAAATGACAAATGGCTAAACAGAGATAGATTAGTTTTCTCAGGAGGACATGCAACTGGTTTAGTTTATTCTTTACTTCATCTATGGGGATTTGATGTAAATTTAGCAGATATGAGAGAATTTAGACAACACAATTCTAGAACTCCAGGACACCCAGAATATGGACATACTCATGGTGTTGAAATTACAACTGGACCATTAGGACAAGGTATTGCAAATGCAGTTGGTTTTGCAATGGCTTCAAAATATGCACAAAATGTTTTAGGTAAAGATGTTATCAATCATAATGTATATTGTCTTTGTGGAGATGGAGATTTACAAGAAGGTATTTCTTATGAAGCATGTTCAATGGCAGGTCATTTAAATTTAGATAACTTAGTTGTTATTTATGATTCAAATGAGATTACAATTGAAGGTGATACATCAATTGCATGGTCTGAAAATGTTAAAAAAAGATTCCAAGCAATTAACTTTGAAGTGTTTGAAATAGATGGACATAACTTTGATCAAATTGATAAAGCTATTGTTGCAGCAAAAGCTTCAGATAAGCCAGCACTTATTATTGCAAATACTGCAATTGGTAAAGGTGCTGCAACTTTAGAAGGAAGTCATCATACGCATGGTGCTCCATTAGGTGAAGATGAAATTAAAGCATCTAAAGTAAAAGCTGGGTTTGATCCAGAAGAGACTTTTGTTGTTCCTTATGATATCAAAGGTGCCTTTGATAAATTAATACAAGGTGTTGAGGCAGAAAATGCTTGGAATGAATCATTATCTGATGAAACTAAAGCAAAAATAGAACAACTTCAAAATCCAGATTTTGATGCAATTAAATATCCAGAATTTGAAGTTGGAACTAAAGTTGCAACAAGAGGTTCAAATCATAAAATACTAAATGCAATTGCACAGGCAGTTCCAGGTTTCTTAGGTGGTTCAGCAGACCTTGCTCCATCAAATAAAACAGAATTAGCTAATATGGGTGATTTTCCAAATGGAAGAAATGTTCACTTTGGAATTAGAGAACATGCAATGGCTGCAATGACAAATGCAATGAATTTATATGGATTATTTAGAGTATTCTCTGCTACGTTCTTTGTATTCTCTGATTATTTAAAACCTAGTGCAAGAATTGCAGCTTTAGCTTCAATTCCACAACACTTTGTATGGACTCATGATTCTATTGGTGTTGGAGAAGATGGACCAACTCACCAACCAATTGAGCATTTATCTCAATTTAGAGCTTTACCAAACTTTTATGTATTTAGACCAGCAGATGCAAATGAAAATGTTGATTCATGGAAAGTAGCATTTAAAATGAATGCTCCTACTGCTTTTGTTTGTTCAAGACAAGATTTAGAAGTTCTTAAAAAAGAGAAAGCTTACGGTGATGTATCAAATGGTGGATATCTTTTAAAAGAAAGAGAAAATGCAACAGTTACTATTATGGCTTCAGGTTCTGAAGTTTCTTTAGCACTAAAAGCAGCTTGTCAGTTAGATAAAGATGGAATAAAAGCAAATATTGTTTCTGTTCCTTGTTTTGACCTTTTACTTGAGCAAGACAAAGAATATATCTCAAAAATCATTAAGCCTTCTACAAAAGTATTTGCAGTAGAAGCAGCAAGAGGATTAGAGTATTATAAATTTGCTGATGAAGTATTTGGAATGGATTCATTTGGTGCTTCAGGACCAGCAGGTGAATTATTTAAAGAGTTTGGATTTACTGTTGAGTCTTTAGTTGAAAGAGTTAAAAACGAATTATAA
- a CDS encoding diguanylate cyclase, which yields MRLSNNLKSNIDILANQIELYFQTNTSKREIYISNLFKIYYENYNKIAAFEIKNNYKTIYSSYRDEEVMTLLKNIELSLNFNKTNEFYEKEIKDIRGKKIATLIVYFKKTINFSKKELEYLQNKKVLKVQNDASLPPYNFNENGIPTGYAIEYLELIANELALELKFIPGKWNDFMNMLENKELDLMINVLKSKKREERFLFSNKPFVSSPLAMLTRIEHKDVHTFEEMEGETMALVKGYHSYDRVKKDYPKINIYPTSNTITMMKAVSQGKADGAYGLKSVLDYNINKHFLSNLKTMKNTNDDEFGFYFAYNKDNLILKSIIQKAEKLISKKDIEELDKKWFRKFKETKKKSRNYLFTKEEISYLNKKGSISMCIDPNFEPFEFITKEGNYSGIIANFIETMSKNSGIKFEILAKESWSSSLNAVKSHLCDILPFSIQTTKRTEYLNFTKKYFTFSNVIATRDSEIFINSLEDIKNKKIAIVKDYATIELIKRKYPDTKIVEVDNTLEGLKGVKKGDFFAFVGLFPAVAQTLQKNNINNVKITGKTSINIDAKIAIRDDEPILQSILNKAINSVKEEEKEQVLNKWLTIIKKEGLNTKLFIQIITIIVIISALIIFYVIYNSNKKLRKLSQTDKLTNVYNRFKLDALMEQELNRKKRYSQDLSIILIDIDFFKKINDIYGHLTGDKILQEFAKIVKDNLRKTDYFGRWGGEEFLIILPNTDEQNAYNLAEKLRKFIETSKFYNNINITASFGVTQCKDIHGNKCLNNVDKALYEAKEANRNCVKIYKK from the coding sequence TTGAGACTATCAAATAACTTAAAATCTAATATTGATATTTTAGCAAATCAAATTGAATTATATTTTCAAACAAATACATCAAAAAGAGAAATTTATATTTCCAACTTATTTAAAATATATTATGAAAACTATAACAAAATTGCAGCATTTGAAATAAAAAATAATTATAAAACTATTTATAGTTCATATAGAGATGAGGAAGTAATGACTTTATTAAAAAACATTGAACTTTCTTTAAATTTTAATAAAACAAATGAGTTCTATGAAAAAGAGATAAAAGATATCAGAGGCAAAAAAATTGCTACTTTGATAGTATATTTTAAAAAAACCATTAACTTTTCAAAAAAAGAACTTGAATACTTACAAAATAAAAAAGTATTAAAAGTACAAAATGATGCAAGTTTGCCTCCTTATAACTTTAATGAAAATGGAATTCCTACAGGATATGCTATAGAGTATTTAGAACTTATTGCAAATGAATTAGCTTTAGAATTAAAATTTATTCCTGGTAAATGGAATGACTTTATGAATATGTTAGAAAATAAAGAACTTGATTTGATGATTAATGTATTAAAATCAAAAAAAAGAGAAGAAAGATTTCTTTTTTCAAATAAACCTTTTGTAAGCTCTCCCCTTGCAATGCTTACACGAATTGAGCATAAAGATGTTCATACTTTTGAGGAAATGGAAGGTGAAACTATGGCTTTAGTTAAGGGCTACCATAGTTATGATAGAGTAAAAAAAGATTATCCAAAAATTAATATTTATCCTACATCAAACACAATTACAATGATGAAAGCAGTTTCTCAAGGAAAAGCAGATGGAGCATATGGTCTAAAATCAGTTTTAGATTACAATATCAATAAACATTTTTTATCAAATTTAAAAACAATGAAAAATACAAATGATGATGAATTTGGATTTTATTTTGCATATAATAAAGATAATCTTATATTAAAAAGTATTATACAAAAGGCAGAAAAGCTAATTTCAAAAAAAGATATTGAAGAGTTAGATAAAAAATGGTTTAGAAAATTTAAAGAAACAAAGAAAAAAAGTAGAAACTATCTTTTTACTAAAGAAGAGATTTCTTACTTAAATAAAAAGGGATCTATTTCTATGTGTATTGACCCAAACTTTGAACCCTTTGAATTTATAACTAAAGAAGGTAATTACTCAGGAATTATTGCAAATTTTATAGAAACTATGTCAAAAAACTCTGGAATAAAATTTGAGATATTAGCAAAAGAGTCATGGAGTTCATCTTTAAATGCAGTAAAAAGCCATCTATGTGATATCTTACCTTTTTCTATTCAAACTACAAAAAGAACTGAATACCTTAACTTTACAAAAAAGTATTTTACTTTTTCTAACGTGATTGCTACAAGAGATTCAGAAATATTTATCAACTCTCTAGAAGATATTAAAAACAAAAAAATTGCTATTGTAAAAGATTATGCAACTATTGAATTAATAAAAAGAAAATATCCTGATACAAAAATCGTAGAAGTAGATAATACTTTAGAGGGATTAAAAGGCGTAAAAAAAGGAGATTTTTTTGCTTTCGTTGGGCTTTTTCCAGCTGTTGCACAAACACTTCAAAAAAACAATATCAATAACGTAAAAATTACAGGTAAAACTTCTATTAATATAGATGCAAAAATTGCAATAAGAGATGATGAACCTATTTTACAAAGTATTTTAAATAAAGCTATAAACTCTGTTAAAGAAGAAGAAAAAGAACAAGTATTAAATAAATGGCTTACTATCATAAAAAAAGAAGGTCTAAACACTAAACTATTTATACAAATAATTACTATTATTGTGATTATATCTGCATTGATTATCTTTTATGTTATTTACAACTCAAATAAAAAATTGAGAAAACTATCTCAAACAGATAAATTAACAAATGTTTATAATCGTTTTAAACTTGATGCACTAATGGAACAAGAGCTTAATAGAAAAAAAAGATACAGTCAAGATTTAAGTATTATTCTTATAGATATAGATTTTTTCAAAAAAATCAATGATATTTATGGTCACTTAACAGGGGATAAAATCCTTCAAGAGTTTGCTAAAATAGTAAAAGATAATCTAAGAAAAACAGACTATTTTGGAAGATGGGGAGGAGAAGAATTTCTTATCATACTTCCAAATACAGATGAACAAAATGCCTATAACCTTGCTGAAAAATTAAGAAAGTTTATTGAAACAAGCAAATTTTATAATAATATAAATATAACTGCAAGTTTTGGTGTTACACAGTGCAAAGATATACATGGAAACAAATGTCTAAACAATGTTGATAAAGCTTTATATGAAGCAAAAGAAGCAAATAGAAATTGTGTGAAGATTTATAAAAAGTAG
- a CDS encoding metalloregulator ArsR/SmtB family transcription factor — protein sequence MEIFLKSTSALNDETRVKLLKFLNIHGKCCVCDLENSFDMIQSRLSRHLKILKEAGFLRVDRQGRWAYYSVRTPLDEFRQSAIKEIMTLDIKLPNLTKACDI from the coding sequence ATGGAGATCTTTTTAAAGTCTACATCAGCTTTAAATGATGAGACAAGAGTGAAGTTATTAAAATTTTTAAATATTCATGGAAAATGTTGTGTATGTGATTTAGAAAACTCTTTTGATATGATTCAATCAAGATTATCAAGACACTTAAAGATACTAAAAGAAGCAGGATTTTTAAGAGTTGATAGGCAAGGGCGATGGGCTTATTATTCAGTTAGAACTCCCCTTGATGAATTTAGACAAAGTGCAATAAAAGAGATTATGACTTTAGATATAAAATTACCAAATTTAACAAAGGCTTGTGATATATAA
- a CDS encoding gamma-glutamylcyclotransferase, producing the protein MTETLFVYGTLMPNCPNGHVLENIVGKFVPATVKGRLIDAGWSASMGYPGIRLDAGNDTIHGYLFYSSNLIDNWDYLDEFEGQEFERTPVTVERYDEFEVDTFIYTLKQEVLDMEEDS; encoded by the coding sequence ATGACTGAAACACTATTTGTTTATGGAACACTTATGCCAAACTGTCCAAATGGACATGTTTTGGAAAATATTGTAGGTAAGTTTGTACCTGCAACAGTAAAAGGTCGTCTTATTGATGCTGGATGGTCAGCTTCAATGGGATATCCAGGAATAAGATTAGATGCAGGGAATGACACAATTCACGGGTATCTATTTTATTCATCAAATTTAATAGATAATTGGGATTATTTAGATGAGTTTGAAGGACAAGAGTTTGAAAGAACTCCTGTAACAGTTGAGAGATATGATGAATTTGAAGTTGATACTTTTATTTATACTCTTAAGCAAGAAGTTTTAGATATGGAAGAGGACTCTTAG